TTTCATCAGTTATTACACACGTTTCTATGCatgggaaaaatatataatcatacTTGCTTTATGCCAAACTCATTGGCTAATAATCATAGATACCTGGCTGGTATGGTCTATTCGCGAAAGACCTCTTTCAAGCCATGAGGGTGGCGGTGGATCTCCCCTTATCAATTCTTGTCCCCATAGGCTGCCCCATCGTGGTCTCAGCTCGGTACAGCCTCGCACTGCAGACAATCTCCTCGAGGGTGGGAGAGAGCTCTCAGGCGTTACATAGCAGTTGTAATTCGTTGGATTTTGCAGATTGTTTTCCGACATCGCACTTCCGGGTGGTTTGCAATTGGGAAGTAAATCTTgacataataataaatattttattatcatatcGTCATTAGTATACCacttaatttctaattacaTGTAAATCAAGGTACATTGAGTATACTAAAATGAGTCATGGAGCAAATTaagtttcgtaaaaaattatcagctTAGAGCTTCAATGCTTTAGTATGCCACCACTACAGTACGTTtgcatatttatgtatttactCACCTGCAACCGCTGGAAGCGGCACCTCCGCGGAGTCGCTCGCGTATCCCGATGTTTCACCCCCAAGTTCTTCGCGAGGCGAATCACCGTATCGCTTCCTTCGAATATGGTTGTGGAATGGGTAGCTGTTGTGGTGGTTCAACTGAGTATGATCTGGGCCTTGATAGCGCAACCCTACTTGATCCACTTCAACCTGCTTGGACTGAGGTTCGCAAAATTAGAAACTCGCGTGACTGAATTTTAATGTCATGAGTGTAATAGGAATGACcctaatattattatactttaaGCTGGTCACAAACACATTCGTCATTCTCATCGTTGCTTCACCATTACTTAGCTCGTACATGCAGTCAGTCATCTCTGATCCATGCCCTAACactggtgaaaataattctatgaatttctacaaatttttacgGAGATTTCTATGCAAAAGTATAGGATTTGGACCAATTCATAGATTTTGAACTTAGATTTCGTAACGGTAGtctttaatatatatatatgtgtagaTTGGCTCGCATTGACGCGATCCTTTTTCTTATATCATATATTGaattggataaaatttgttggtaaaatatttcaaaattttactgGTTTTCTAGAATAACAAGTGCTTTAAAACTGTCAAGTTCGTACTCGAATGTCGATCTCGAATTTTGCTATGAATTGAACTTGTAGACGGAATCTGTCGTATATATGTGCACTCACCTTACTTCAATAGGTGAgtcttgtgaaaaaaataacatttgttATGTCAATAAACCAGAAATTCTAAGATATTATGCAACAAATTATATACTTATAAGAAAATTGATCACGCAAATGCGAGCCACTCTAAacttatttattaaaaatgacgatattttactaaaaattctATGCCAGAACTGCGAAAGTAACCGAATATCCTTACTTAATCATCGAATCAAATTCGTAGATAGGCGTAAAAATTATATCCACCACAGCTGTAAATCAGTACACGTATTTTCGAGTAAAACGTACATTCCGTAGCTGGAAATTTAGGATGATTTGATAAACTTTgcttgcataaaaaaaaagcaacaactTCAGTTTGCAAAAGTCTTAATCTGCTTATCAGCGGTCAAAGGTTGCACTCACCGTATGCTGCAGCGAGCCACCGGATTCTCTCGTATAAATTGGCGGAAGACTGGGGCTTCTCTGTCTGAGGATAGGACCATTTGGCCCACGGTCATTAACATCCGTAGTATCCTGCAAACTGATCAGACTAGCCCGAAGAAGGTGCGTCTCCCCCGCAACCCTACCGACACTCTTTGTGCTATCAATACCTGATCCACAACCGCGTCTCAGTTCTGGAACCCCCGCAAGTGTCGACATTCTTGACCTAacgcgtaaaattttttgtcttaaCTGCAGTTACAAGGCctaaaacatgaattttttatcctttcATCAAGAGCAAATAATTCACCTTGCAGAAAAGAGGTGATCACAACGGTTTGCTTCGTTTGGAAACAGTTTAGAACACTGCAGTAAACATCATTTAGAATTCACATATCGTTTAGTCGATATATATTAGTTTGACAATGAGTACGCGATTCAAGCCCCTTTGTGTCTGTCTAGTCGTTGAtcgtattttataaatattacgtAGGTTAAAGCTATGCTCTTACGGCATCCGGCCAAGAAATTGTTATATTTCAATATGGtttagtataatataaataaaattactcaaagAAATTGCTGCATAAcccaaaataaaagaagttgTAATAATGTAATGTGCACAGTCAAAGGAACCGCGATTTGTAACGGTAGCGCGCGCGGAAAATTTATGTTGGGCCTATTCTAAGATTGTTGCGAAAGATCCGcccaataaaaatatataacacaTACATTTATGCATATGATTTACCCACTTAAGTACATACAATAGCACGCGCCGTAGCTTAACGTTCTATTGATGACctaaatcgatatttttcactttccatGACTGAGTTTTCGTGTTTACTTACACAACGGCACATATAATGCAAATAAACTCACCTCACAGCATCGTGAATTACATTCACCACTGGTTTGACGGTCGTTCCCCACGATGCGCACGATAGTCTTGCCATTTCTTCTACGATGTTtgataaatgaatttgaaataatgacaTGTATTATCCAAGAAAACGTATCGCATTATATTGCTCTACGTACTCGTACTCTCCTTGTACTCATACAATTTGCTGATGGGTCAACGTACCTCTTTCTTTTGCCCATTGAAGCCTTTTCTGTTCCACCAAAGACATCCGGccattcatttcatttaaattataaACCCTTTAAAAGTATCAAAGAAAAGGAACGGCGGGAAAAGTAAATTGGAACACTGTTGTAATTGACTATcgaaataatagcaataaatataaaaatatacttaaaCGACAAATAGTATTaattgatgataatgataaactacgataaatcataaaaataaactaagATACGTAAGTATGTATGCGAATGAAACTAACTTTATGGATATTTGCCCACAGCAAGTAACACTGGCGCGCTCATGTAATACCTACACAATCAAACAACAgtttcagaatttatttttaggaATAAGAAATTTCAATAGCAACAATTCGTTGTTAACTAATGCCTTATGTTTGTATTTTCAAGATCAGATTTGTATTAGGAAAGTACACGTATTAGTCGATAACGGTATTCGGAATGAGTATGCTAGTTGCAGGTGGTGGCCGAGGAAAGACTGCCGCAGGTTCATCGCGGGTCGTGTTAATATTGCTAGCTACAGTCTAAGATGTTACACTGGGATCGTTCGTGACCCGTACGGTTCACctgttaaaattattatacctgaaCACCTGAGCGAGGAATTGCGGTTTCGCGTGCGTTGTTATACCGAGATCGATATGGCACACGTTTCCATAGAAACTATTGCGTGAATCAAACCTCGTGTGGTACCGCTGCCAAGGACGGTTGTATTGACAAGAGATATAAGATATAAGACGGTGATAGGGGACAATGACCTCGGCCGcaaaatactattttttcCCGTGTGTAATTATCAATAAATCATGTATACACCGCATACGATACAACGCAAGTCAGTTTGTCGGATTTAATGGCAATCAGAGGTAATATTCCATCAGTCTGCGACATTAAATACAATTACgctatttataatattatacgttgtgaaaaaaatattgtttaacacCTATCGTTGTTATTTACCATAACTGTGATAAGACATATTACACTACAATCGATCAACCGTAACGAAACGAATattccaaatatttatttatttctggtcgttatttacaatttttttggcgGTGCTCGTAATattatgtttaaaaaaaaaatatatatataattaaggTAAACTCTATGAAAGTAGACGGTATAATAAGTATCCATTTCTCCTTGAAATGCAAAATAGCCGTGCAATCATCGTAGCTAACAATGGTCGGCTTTGGTATTCTCTATGTCAAATTTAATGCGAAGTGGAAGCGATTGGTAATATCAGAACAAAATATTACAGTTGCTTTTGCGCGGGTCTGACGATATACGACGATGATTTGCGGTATAATTGGTGATGTGAAACACCACAAGTATAGTGTATGAAAAGGATTAGTACTACAAGACCACTTGAATGCtttcacaaaatatttaaaacatttttagtGGTATATCCATCTATTTGTATGAACTGTTACGATATCTTTGGCTTGTCTCAATAACTTAATTATCTACCTACGAATAtgttatttatgtatgtatactacGTATTATGACTGTTTTGATACACTGATTGGAATTCCAatgacttaaaaaaaaaaagaaaaatactatctttgatttgaataatatatCATCTTACATGCCTGCAAATTTgttgagaaaacttttttttcctttgcaCGAAACTAACgctaaaattttgtaaatttttcaacacatttAAACTTTAATCTTCTATCACAAGTTAATCAAAATATCAGATGTGTCTAGCCTTTGATACGATATGCTCTAATAATTTTCATGATCTGGATTTATATCTGCGAAACCTATTCACAATTACAATCATCATTTACCATTAATCAACCAATTCCTTCTCTGATAGTCtcatttgtataatataaatagtGTAGAATTCGTTACGTTACTGGCAGTTGGCATTATTGCTATCACCACAATAATACAGGTATTGTTAAAATCGCCATTTGAAATGCAGTTTTATTCGCCTGGTACTTTGGTATCGTTTTCTTTAGATCTCCATTGGAACGGTTCAGCTTCTGATGCAGCAGCCGCGATGCTTTGGAAATCATGAGGCTAATAagttacgtatatttttcggagtattttcttcatttagaTGTTTGGTTGTGTAACGTAGAGCATTAAGAAGTCCTTCACTCTTGCATGGCGGCTGATCCTTGAGAAGTTTGATGCAACCTTTTACCTGAAACAATGAGAAACGTCGTGAATAATTATCAACTTCTGAAGCAGTTTTCTACAAACTATCACTTTTTTATATCCATCTTCACCTTGgttgatgaaatataaatataaaatgtaaaaaatgtaaataattgtaacCACTCACATCAACATTTGACCCCTTGATAAACGCACCCTGAGGATGAACATGGTCGTAGAGTATTACAAGTCCTACCATTACCCTCAAGACAAACAGCTGTGTTTCTTCTCTTTGAAACTGTGCCAACagatttctaaaatttatacaactgATATGTTAACGTGTTTTTACATATGTCACTGAACTGACACTTGCATAAAGTGtcattgtataatttttcttattttttagttttatacACATGGATACATACGGATTTTCTAGCATTCTCAAACAGACTTTAGCCATTGTGCCCAGAGTTTCTGTAATATTTTCTCTTGGTGTATCCTCATTCTAAAAGGTAGAAAAACAGAAATCATGCGTAATATTTCCAAACGCTGATGCAACAGGTCTGTATGGCAAAGCTTAAGTGATACGTACATCTTTTAGGAATTCGAGTGTTGCTTCACTGAGTACCCGAAGCATAGGTGTTGCATTGGCATAAAACAGAGACATCCTGTATGCCAATTCATTACCAACACAAATGTCTCGTTCATTATCATCCTCCTTGGGAAAAGTGGTTCTAGTCAGAGTTCTTCGGTAATAACTAAAGTCATTTTGTATGGCGGGTGTCTTCATTTTATGCTCGTCAAATTTGAAGACGAACTCCAAGATTTCTGCTAATTGTTTCACCAATGCTTGCTGTGTCTCCAAGTGTTGCGTGGGTGAAAGATTTCCTGAACAGAGCTGACCCAATATTTTTGGTACGATACCCTCTGTAAAAAGTTACTTTAAAAGACCGAACGACATGTAATTATGTTCGTCCAAACCGATATTAATGAGCAAAACCCAACATTGCTAACTTGACTTATTTTAGTAACAGATTGACTTGTGTTGTAGAAACTctggtttaaaaatttgtaaatgaaaGTTTTCCATTATAGCAGTAATTACAAATGATTCATATGCGAAATGTCGGTACTCCTACCTAATTCTAGCGAGAATTCATAAAATCGCTTTAATTTGGCAACAAGCGGAGCCACAGCCAGGTAGGCTTTCCTCTGACACTCGTCTGTTGGCGCTGATATTGCCTCCCTGATTTCCTTCCCAGCTCCCTTatagaattgaatttcttccaaaatagactcagaattttttaacacCCGCTGCACGTCCTCAAATGTTTCCCTTTCATTATCAGATGGCTGAGCATCTAAGGAATGATGAAGTTTTGTCAAAAACATTTAATAGTGAGTGAACACGATGAACCAGATAATGTAAATTATCCAAGAATATCATCCGAGATATGCATACAGTCACTTACTCTCAAAATCGAGGAAGACATCATATTTTTGCGGTGTGCAACAGGTCGATTCATCACGAGCCAACAGACTCAACAGCTTCCCCATTGTGTGTTTCAActataaaatgtataattgttCCCTAAACGACATCTGAAACAGAGATGTGACAAAGGTAAGATGATGTAAACTGGCTTAATGACAGGTGGAAGTAAACTTTTGTTTGGTCgattattttcgatttatgatcggaaaaattcaatcaaattttacgCGATGAGTTTACGTGCCAGCACAAAAATACTGCTCAAGACAGCATTGATGCACATGAGTTGCTTTCGTCTTGGCTAACATTGACGTGTACATATAAGAGATTAGTAGGTTATTtgattatcaaaaatattcgtggacgaggatgaggaagaaaaaatctggTCGAACAATCCtgcgatttaaaatttatagcAAGTTGATTTctatacttgaaaaaaacacGAACTATCACGTAGGCAAGCTCATGATTGCGCGTATTTGTCTAAGCAATGGGATTCAAAATAATATCCTCGAGAGTCGTTGCCGCTTTAGGTGATGTGAACAGTATTGTTCAAAGAGTCATGATCATTTGAGACAAGCTTGATGCAATATAGTCGGAAGGTGTTTAAATTCACTTCACACGACCCTCATGTTTGATTTGATCATATGCGTACGACAAACGACATGACGGTATCGAAAAATCAATGGATTTCAGTTAAACCACCCCGAACTAGACGGCGCTTCTGGAGCTAACTGAAACCCCTGTAAAGAACCACTTCACGGCAAGGAGCGAAATTCAAACGctttatcatcattatttgGCAGATCTTTTCGAAGGTGAATTTGCCAGTAAAGAATTCTCACCGATATT
This is a stretch of genomic DNA from Neodiprion fabricii isolate iyNeoFabr1 chromosome 2, iyNeoFabr1.1, whole genome shotgun sequence. It encodes these proteins:
- the LOC124176266 gene encoding CYFIP-related Rac1 interactor B, encoding MGKLLSLLARDESTCCTPQKYDVFLDFENAQPSDNERETFEDVQRVLKNSESILEEIQFYKGAGKEIREAISAPTDECQRKAYLAVAPLVAKLKRFYEFSLELEGIVPKILGQLCSGNLSPTQHLETQQALVKQLAEILEFVFKFDEHKMKTPAIQNDFSYYRRTLTRTTFPKEDDNERDICVGNELAYRMSLFYANATPMLRVLSEATLEFLKDNEDTPRENITETLGTMAKVCLRMLENPNLLAQFQREETQLFVLRVMVGLVILYDHVHPQGAFIKGSNVDVKGCIKLLKDQPPCKSEGLLNALRYTTKHLNEENTPKNIRNLLAS